From Variovorax sp. PMC12, the proteins below share one genomic window:
- a CDS encoding GDP-mannose pyrophosphatase — MTLQDRVRVHEVTLLSDNWYTLRTTAFDWRRNDGRWQRMHRETYDRGNGATLLPYNLARRTVLLVRQFRYPAFVNGHDDLLIEAAAGLLDDAAPEERIRAEVEEELGYRLGEVRKIFETFMSPGSVTEKLHFFVAPYEASMRIGAGGGLAEEGEDIKVLELDIDEALAMVADGRIADAKTVMLLYHAKLHLFAPG, encoded by the coding sequence ATGACACTCCAAGACCGCGTCCGGGTGCACGAAGTCACCCTGCTTTCCGACAACTGGTACACGCTGCGCACCACCGCCTTCGACTGGCGGCGCAACGACGGCCGGTGGCAGCGCATGCACCGCGAGACCTACGATCGCGGCAACGGCGCCACGCTGCTGCCGTACAACCTCGCGCGGCGCACGGTGCTGCTGGTGCGCCAGTTCCGCTACCCGGCGTTCGTCAACGGCCATGACGACCTGCTGATCGAGGCGGCCGCCGGCCTGCTCGACGACGCGGCGCCCGAAGAGCGCATCCGCGCCGAGGTGGAGGAAGAACTCGGCTACCGGCTCGGCGAGGTGCGCAAGATCTTCGAGACCTTCATGAGCCCCGGCTCGGTGACCGAGAAGCTGCACTTCTTCGTCGCGCCCTACGAGGCCTCGATGCGCATCGGCGCGGGCGGCGGGCTGGCCGAGGAAGGCGAGGACATCAAGGTGCTGGAGCTGGACATCGACGAGGCGCTGGCCATGGTGGCCGACGGCCGCATCGCCGACGCCAAGACCGTGATGCTGCTGTACCACGCGAAGCTGCATCTTTTCGCGCCGGGATAA
- a CDS encoding YiaA/YiaB family inner membrane protein: MQPLSSSTVSIQRDTRAWQFQTWASFAIAVFLCATGLSWLPGQALDRAFMVMGYVFCLSTAFMLAKFIRDGEQAAAGLSTGRDVPMWRLVVWGSFFTAMALTGWGLVRMEINDAYKAFLGVSWLFLISSAFTLAKTLRDRHEADMAEARLQGRRLARAEAAASASSTAE; encoded by the coding sequence ATGCAACCCCTTTCATCCTCGACCGTTTCCATCCAGCGCGACACGCGGGCCTGGCAGTTCCAGACCTGGGCCTCGTTCGCGATCGCCGTCTTCCTGTGCGCCACCGGCCTGAGCTGGCTGCCGGGGCAGGCGCTGGACCGGGCGTTCATGGTGATGGGCTACGTGTTCTGCCTGAGCACCGCCTTCATGCTGGCCAAGTTCATCCGCGACGGCGAGCAGGCCGCCGCCGGCCTCTCGACGGGCCGCGACGTGCCCATGTGGCGCCTGGTCGTCTGGGGAAGCTTCTTCACCGCGATGGCCCTGACCGGCTGGGGCCTCGTGCGCATGGAGATCAACGACGCCTACAAGGCCTTCCTGGGCGTGAGCTGGCTGTTCCTCATCAGCTCGGCCTTCACGCTGGCCAAGACCCTGCGTGACCGCCACGAAGCCGACATGGCCGAAGCCCGCCTGCAAGGCCGCCGGCTGGCCCGCGCCGAAGCCGCCGCGTCTGCTTCCTCCACCGCCGAATAA
- a CDS encoding DeoR/GlpR family DNA-binding transcription regulator, with the protein MLTSQRKQHILSVLRRDGNVVAKALSEELGLSEDTLRRDLREMAAEGLLQRVHGGALPLAPAEADFAGRQQLASGEKVAIGRAAARLVKPGQVVFIDGGTTAVQLARHLPLSLQATVVTHSPSVAVELVSHAGIEVVLIGGRLFKHSVVAVGSAAMAAISRIHADTYFMGVTGVHAEAGLTTGDLEEAEIKRALMAASAETVVLASSEKLGAASAWVVNPVASAATLLVSPDAPAKALAPLRKAGLAVLLSEKA; encoded by the coding sequence ATGCTCACCAGCCAGCGCAAGCAACACATCCTCTCGGTCCTGCGGCGCGACGGCAACGTCGTCGCCAAGGCGCTCAGCGAAGAACTCGGCCTGTCGGAAGACACGCTGCGCCGCGACCTGCGCGAGATGGCCGCCGAGGGCCTGCTGCAGCGCGTGCACGGCGGTGCCTTGCCGCTGGCGCCGGCCGAGGCCGATTTCGCCGGTCGCCAGCAGCTGGCCTCCGGCGAGAAGGTCGCCATCGGCCGTGCCGCCGCGCGGCTGGTGAAGCCGGGGCAGGTGGTGTTCATCGACGGCGGCACCACCGCCGTGCAGCTCGCGCGCCATCTGCCGCTCTCGCTTCAGGCCACGGTGGTCACGCACAGCCCGTCGGTGGCGGTCGAGCTGGTGTCGCATGCCGGCATCGAGGTGGTGCTGATCGGCGGGCGCCTCTTCAAGCACTCGGTGGTGGCCGTGGGCTCGGCGGCGATGGCAGCCATTTCGCGCATCCACGCCGACACGTATTTCATGGGCGTCACCGGCGTGCACGCCGAGGCCGGCCTGACCACCGGCGACCTCGAGGAAGCCGAGATCAAGCGCGCCCTGATGGCCGCGTCGGCCGAGACGGTGGTGCTGGCCTCGTCCGAGAAGCTGGGCGCGGCCTCGGCCTGGGTGGTCAACCCGGTCGCCTCGGCCGCCACGCTGCTGGTGTCGCCGGATGCGCCCGCCAAGGCGCTGGCGCCGTTGCGCAAGGCCGGGCTGGCCGTGCTGCTGAGCGAAAAGGCCTGA
- a CDS encoding uracil-DNA glycosylase family protein: MSAVQTLKLDARQRAMLDEMGVKVWWPVPQVAEAEPEPVPVQAAPEAGPPDDEEYIPSAEERMEAEMPVSAPRPPRAPAARPVAAPAPAARPAPAPASMGAAVLLEAPCRLYADAGTPHDMAATQGGWLVVADMPPEADGRHGEPFAGDAGRLLDNMLRALKLHDGKTPVHLMRTHRGVAAGQPGSPRPMAEAFGEHAAALAPRVVLAMGPLAAQSLMQSGDPLGKLRGRAVPLATNGESGAAVVVATYHPAYLLRNPADKARAWADLCLAAEQHTPA, translated from the coding sequence ATGAGCGCGGTGCAGACATTGAAGCTCGACGCGCGCCAGCGCGCGATGCTCGACGAAATGGGCGTGAAGGTCTGGTGGCCCGTGCCCCAGGTGGCGGAAGCCGAGCCCGAACCGGTACCGGTGCAGGCCGCGCCCGAAGCCGGACCGCCCGACGACGAGGAATACATCCCGAGCGCCGAGGAGCGCATGGAGGCGGAAATGCCCGTCTCCGCGCCGCGCCCGCCGCGCGCGCCGGCCGCCCGCCCCGTGGCGGCACCCGCGCCGGCTGCGCGCCCCGCCCCCGCCCCGGCGTCGATGGGCGCCGCCGTGCTGCTCGAGGCGCCCTGCCGCCTCTATGCCGATGCCGGCACGCCACACGACATGGCCGCGACGCAAGGCGGCTGGCTGGTCGTCGCCGACATGCCGCCCGAGGCCGACGGCCGCCACGGCGAGCCCTTCGCGGGCGACGCCGGCCGCCTGCTCGACAACATGCTGCGCGCCCTGAAGCTGCACGACGGCAAGACGCCCGTGCACCTCATGCGCACCCACCGCGGCGTGGCCGCCGGCCAGCCCGGCAGTCCGCGCCCCATGGCCGAGGCCTTCGGCGAGCACGCCGCCGCGCTCGCGCCCCGCGTCGTGCTGGCGATGGGCCCACTGGCCGCGCAGAGCCTGATGCAGAGCGGCGACCCGCTGGGCAAGCTGCGCGGCCGCGCGGTGCCGCTGGCGACGAACGGGGAGTCCGGCGCGGCGGTCGTCGTGGCCACCTATCACCCGGCCTACCTGCTGCGCAACCCGGCCGACAAGGCCCGCGCCTGGGCCGACCTCTGCCTGGCGGCCGAGCAGCACACGCCCGCCTAA
- the pyrF gene encoding orotidine-5'-phosphate decarboxylase yields MTFLDKLAAAQQKNGSLLCVGLDPEPAKFPGQFKGDASRIFDFCARIVDATADLVIAFKPQIAYFAAHRAEAQLEQLMEHMRRNAPDVPVILDAKRGDIGSTAEQYALEAFERYGADAVTLSPFMGFDSVAPYLKHEGKGAFLLCRTSNPGGSDLQGQRLADVEGQPFLYEHVARLAQGPWNLNGQLGLVVGATYPAEIERVRELAPTVPLLIPGVGAQGGDAVATVRAGWRADAPIIVNSSRAICYASSGDDFAEAAKNAARSTRDALEAAKP; encoded by the coding sequence ATGACTTTCCTCGACAAGCTGGCCGCCGCACAGCAAAAAAACGGTTCGTTGCTCTGCGTGGGGCTCGATCCCGAGCCAGCCAAATTCCCGGGGCAATTCAAGGGCGACGCCAGCCGCATCTTCGATTTCTGCGCGCGCATCGTCGACGCGACGGCCGACCTGGTCATCGCCTTCAAACCGCAGATCGCCTATTTCGCGGCCCACCGCGCCGAAGCCCAGCTCGAGCAGCTCATGGAGCACATGCGCCGCAACGCGCCCGACGTGCCCGTGATCCTGGACGCCAAGCGCGGCGACATCGGCTCCACCGCCGAGCAGTACGCGCTGGAAGCCTTCGAGCGCTACGGCGCCGACGCGGTCACGCTGTCGCCCTTCATGGGCTTCGATTCGGTGGCGCCGTACCTGAAGCACGAGGGCAAGGGCGCCTTCCTGCTGTGCCGCACCAGCAACCCCGGCGGCTCCGACCTGCAGGGCCAGCGCCTGGCGGATGTCGAGGGCCAGCCTTTCCTGTACGAGCACGTCGCCAGGCTGGCGCAGGGCCCGTGGAACCTCAACGGCCAGCTCGGGCTGGTGGTGGGCGCGACCTACCCGGCGGAAATCGAGCGCGTGCGCGAACTCGCGCCGACCGTGCCGCTGCTGATTCCGGGGGTCGGCGCCCAGGGCGGCGACGCCGTCGCCACCGTGCGCGCCGGCTGGCGTGCCGATGCGCCGATCATCGTGAACTCGTCGCGGGCCATCTGCTACGCATCGTCGGGCGATGACTTCGCCGAAGCCGCGAAGAACGCCGCGCGCAGCACGCGCGACGCGCTGGAAGCCGCCAAGCCCTGA
- the tsaB gene encoding tRNA (adenosine(37)-N6)-threonylcarbamoyltransferase complex dimerization subunit type 1 TsaB, with product MPRLLAFDTSTEHLSVAVLHGERLLAHNGVGGAQASTTLLPLIQQLLGEAGLALADLDAIVFGRGPGSFTGLRTACSVAQGLAFGAGVPLLPVDTLLAVAEEARHAFGARQVVAVLDARMDQVYAARYDFAAGPLGGLAGEDELLLLSPEALEVPAGHALAGNAFAAYGPRLAPAAARHEALPSATAMLRLAPALLAAGRTVPAAQAWPLYVRDKVAQTTEERAAIKAAAASAAAAAPSSHA from the coding sequence ATGCCTAGATTGCTGGCCTTCGACACGAGCACCGAGCACCTGTCGGTCGCGGTGCTGCACGGCGAGCGGCTGCTGGCCCACAACGGCGTGGGCGGCGCGCAGGCCTCGACCACGCTGCTGCCGCTGATCCAGCAACTGCTGGGCGAGGCCGGGCTGGCGCTGGCCGACCTGGACGCCATCGTCTTCGGCCGCGGCCCCGGCTCGTTCACCGGCTTGCGCACCGCCTGCTCGGTGGCGCAGGGGCTGGCCTTCGGTGCCGGCGTGCCGCTGCTGCCGGTCGACACCCTGCTGGCCGTGGCCGAGGAAGCGCGCCATGCCTTCGGCGCGCGGCAGGTGGTGGCGGTGCTCGACGCCCGCATGGACCAGGTCTACGCCGCGCGCTACGACTTCGCCGCCGGCCCCCTGGGTGGCCTGGCCGGCGAGGACGAGCTCCTGCTGCTGTCGCCCGAGGCCCTCGAAGTGCCCGCCGGCCATGCGCTGGCCGGCAACGCCTTCGCCGCCTACGGCCCGCGCCTGGCGCCGGCCGCCGCCCGCCACGAGGCCCTGCCGAGCGCCACCGCCATGCTGCGGCTCGCGCCCGCGCTGCTCGCGGCCGGCCGCACCGTGCCCGCGGCACAGGCCTGGCCGCTCTATGTTCGCGATAAAGTGGCGCAGACCACCGAAGAACGCGCCGCCATCAAGGCGGCCGCGGCATCGGCGGCAGCAGCAGCCCCTTCCAGCCACGCATGA
- a CDS encoding helix-turn-helix domain-containing protein yields MSTTVDLVQALKNELKSARMTYADLARSLDMAESSVKRMLAKSDMPLSRVDAICRALKIDFAELARRVADAQPLLKELTHEQEKAVVKDKKLLLVAISVLSQWTLEQIVAAYRISEAECIGCLAQLDRIGIIELRPLNRYRLKLAKTFRWRPHGPVMEFFRENVVLDYYRGGFDGPAEGLLLVHGSISRSLAPAFLERLQRVAQDFAQQHQTDQKLSAKDREGYTLLLGMRNWEFELFTRLRRN; encoded by the coding sequence ATGAGCACCACCGTCGACCTCGTCCAAGCCCTCAAGAACGAACTCAAAAGTGCGCGCATGACCTACGCCGACCTGGCGCGGTCGCTCGACATGGCCGAATCCAGCGTCAAGCGGATGCTGGCCAAGAGCGACATGCCGCTGTCGCGCGTCGACGCCATCTGCCGTGCGTTGAAGATCGATTTCGCCGAACTGGCCCGCCGCGTGGCCGACGCCCAGCCGCTGCTGAAGGAGCTGACGCACGAGCAGGAAAAGGCCGTGGTCAAGGACAAGAAGCTGCTGCTGGTGGCCATCAGCGTGCTGAGCCAGTGGACGCTGGAGCAGATCGTGGCGGCCTACCGCATCAGCGAGGCCGAGTGCATCGGCTGCCTGGCGCAGCTGGACCGCATCGGCATCATCGAGCTGCGGCCGCTGAACCGGTATCGCCTGAAGCTGGCCAAGACCTTCCGCTGGCGCCCGCACGGCCCGGTGATGGAGTTCTTTCGCGAGAACGTGGTGCTCGACTACTACCGCGGCGGCTTCGACGGCCCGGCCGAAGGGCTGCTGCTGGTGCACGGCTCCATCAGCCGCTCGCTGGCGCCGGCCTTCCTGGAGCGCCTGCAGCGCGTGGCGCAGGACTTCGCGCAGCAGCACCAGACCGACCAGAAGCTGTCGGCCAAGGACCGCGAGGGCTACACCCTGCTGCTGGGCATGCGCAACTGGGAGTTCGAGCTCTTCACCCGCCTGCGCCGGAACTGA
- a CDS encoding MFS transporter: MTTPAAAAAPATSAPHEANAHANQFALLGQRRFAPFFWTQFAGAANDNLFKFAFTVMVTYQLQLSWMPPAMAGLVIGALFILPFLLFSATSGQLTDKFDKTKMIRFVKNLEIAIMLIAAWGFVTANAVVLLGCVFLMGLHSTLFGPVKFAYLPQVLDPRELTGGNGMVEMGTFVAILLGQVAGGLLVAVPQIGHLTVAVACVLLALVGRGVAQAIPRTPATDPGLVINWNPVSETWRNLKLARENIVVFRSLLGISWMWFFGAVFLSQFPSFAKEVLHGDEQVASLLLVVFSVGIGVGSLLCETLSRRQVEIGLVPLGAIGMSVFAIDLYFASRGLPKVAEMGIGSFVRQGAHWRVMADLALLSLFAGLYSVPMYALIQLRSQPTHRARIIAANNILNALFMIGSSVIAGALLGAGFSIPQIFLFTGIANAVVAFYIFMLVPEYMLRFVAWVLSRFVYRFDIKGDEHIPTEGAAVLVCNHVSFIDAVLLMAASPRPIRFIMDHRIFKVPVLGWLFKLAKAIPIAPQKEDPAAYEAAFASALGVLREGDLLAIFPEGAITRDGTLQPFKGGVMKIVDSARAEGIEPPVIPMALTNLWGSYFSRIELRGGERVAMAKPFRRGFFSRVGLNVGAAVPSSEVQPESLRQRVGGLLGA, from the coding sequence ATGACCACCCCCGCCGCTGCTGCAGCCCCCGCGACGTCCGCGCCCCACGAGGCCAACGCGCACGCCAACCAGTTCGCCCTTCTCGGGCAGCGGCGCTTCGCGCCTTTCTTCTGGACCCAGTTCGCGGGCGCCGCGAACGACAACCTCTTCAAGTTCGCATTCACCGTCATGGTGACCTACCAGCTCCAGCTCAGCTGGATGCCGCCGGCCATGGCGGGCCTGGTGATCGGCGCGCTGTTCATCCTGCCGTTCCTGCTGTTCTCGGCCACCTCGGGCCAGCTGACCGACAAGTTCGACAAGACGAAGATGATCCGCTTCGTCAAGAACCTCGAGATCGCGATCATGCTGATCGCCGCCTGGGGCTTCGTCACGGCCAACGCCGTGGTGCTGCTGGGCTGCGTGTTCCTCATGGGGCTTCACTCCACGCTGTTCGGGCCGGTCAAGTTCGCCTACCTGCCGCAGGTGCTGGATCCGCGCGAGCTCACGGGCGGCAACGGCATGGTCGAGATGGGCACCTTCGTCGCCATCCTGCTGGGGCAGGTGGCGGGCGGGCTGCTGGTGGCGGTGCCGCAGATCGGCCACCTCACGGTGGCCGTGGCCTGCGTGCTGCTCGCGCTGGTGGGGCGCGGCGTGGCGCAGGCCATTCCGCGCACGCCGGCCACCGACCCCGGACTGGTCATCAACTGGAACCCGGTCAGCGAGACCTGGCGCAACCTCAAGCTTGCGCGCGAGAACATCGTGGTGTTCCGCTCGCTGCTGGGCATTTCGTGGATGTGGTTCTTCGGCGCGGTGTTCCTGAGCCAGTTCCCGAGCTTCGCCAAGGAAGTGCTGCACGGCGACGAGCAGGTGGCCTCGCTGCTGCTGGTGGTGTTCTCGGTGGGCATCGGCGTGGGCTCGCTGCTGTGCGAGACGCTCAGCCGCCGGCAGGTGGAGATCGGCCTGGTGCCGCTGGGCGCCATCGGCATGAGCGTGTTCGCGATCGACCTGTACTTCGCCTCGCGCGGGCTGCCCAAGGTGGCCGAAATGGGCATCGGCAGCTTCGTGCGCCAGGGCGCCCACTGGCGCGTGATGGCCGACCTGGCGCTGCTGTCGCTGTTCGCGGGCCTGTACAGCGTGCCGATGTACGCGCTGATCCAGCTGCGCAGCCAGCCCACGCACCGCGCGCGCATCATCGCGGCCAACAACATCCTCAACGCGCTGTTCATGATCGGCAGCTCGGTCATCGCCGGCGCGCTGCTGGGCGCGGGCTTCAGCATTCCGCAGATCTTCCTGTTCACCGGCATCGCCAACGCGGTGGTGGCGTTCTACATCTTCATGCTGGTGCCAGAGTACATGCTGCGCTTCGTGGCCTGGGTGCTGTCGCGCTTCGTCTACCGCTTCGACATCAAGGGCGACGAGCACATTCCCACCGAGGGCGCGGCCGTGCTGGTGTGCAACCACGTGAGCTTCATCGACGCGGTGCTGCTGATGGCGGCGAGCCCGCGGCCCATCCGCTTCATCATGGACCACCGCATCTTCAAGGTGCCGGTGCTGGGGTGGCTGTTCAAGCTGGCCAAGGCCATTCCCATCGCGCCGCAGAAGGAAGACCCGGCCGCCTACGAAGCCGCCTTCGCCAGCGCGCTGGGCGTGCTGCGCGAAGGCGACCTGCTCGCCATCTTCCCCGAGGGCGCGATCACGCGTGACGGCACGCTGCAGCCCTTCAAGGGCGGCGTGATGAAGATCGTCGACAGCGCGCGCGCCGAAGGCATCGAGCCGCCGGTGATCCCGATGGCGCTGACCAACCTCTGGGGCTCGTACTTCAGCCGCATCGAGCTGCGCGGCGGCGAGCGCGTGGCCATGGCCAAGCCCTTCCGCCGCGGTTTCTTCAGCCGCGTGGGCCTGAACGTGGGCGCGGCCGTGCCGTCGTCCGAGGTGCAGCCCGAGTCGCTGCGCCAGCGCGTGGGCGGCCTGCTCGGCGCCTAA
- the rimI gene encoding ribosomal protein S18-alanine N-acetyltransferase — protein MSAVLQPVEARLEPLTIERIDAVCAVEQTAYSHPWTRANFTDSMAVGYHCQCLLAPGVAQGVASPVTSLGETLIGYFVAMKGVDEVHLLNITVAPAFQRQGWAPLMLEALGGWSRSQGAQWLWLEVRQSNQRALDIYVRQGFRSVGVRKGYYPAHDGKREDAVVMSLRLNETGTAWGALR, from the coding sequence ATGAGCGCCGTCCTCCAGCCCGTCGAAGCCCGCCTCGAACCGCTCACCATCGAGCGGATCGACGCTGTCTGCGCGGTGGAACAGACGGCCTACAGCCACCCCTGGACGCGCGCCAACTTCACCGACTCCATGGCCGTGGGCTACCACTGCCAGTGCCTGCTGGCACCCGGCGTGGCGCAAGGAGTCGCCTCGCCCGTCACCAGCCTGGGCGAAACGCTCATCGGCTATTTCGTGGCCATGAAGGGCGTCGACGAGGTGCACCTGCTGAACATCACCGTGGCCCCGGCCTTCCAGCGCCAGGGCTGGGCGCCGCTCATGCTGGAGGCCCTCGGCGGATGGTCGCGCAGCCAGGGCGCGCAGTGGCTGTGGCTCGAAGTGCGCCAGAGCAACCAGCGCGCGCTGGACATCTACGTGCGGCAGGGTTTCCGCAGCGTGGGCGTGCGCAAGGGCTACTACCCGGCCCATGACGGCAAGCGCGAGGACGCCGTCGTCATGAGCCTGCGATTGAACGAAACAGGCACCGCCTGGGGAGCCTTGCGATGA
- a CDS encoding alpha/beta hydrolase family protein: MKRPLHIPASAFALAGVALLLTACGGGGGGGGGIGFGGLPIGGGGGGDTGRGSVVSGPPAQTANLTASQFNASLQASDQGKALLQVAGAPKCGIDLRYLEYRTIGGKNEATNATAAIMVPTGSDAACSGARPVVLYAHGTTPARNYNLAKWTDTTQPAAGEGLLVAAMFAAQGYIVVAPNYAGYDKSTLPYHPYLNGDQQGKDMVDALTAARKTFGDIGATDAGSLFITGYSQGGYVAMAAHREMQATGKTVTAAAPLSAPSAISLLTDYTFQGWPALGATLFVPLLSTSWQQQFGNVYNATTDVYENQYASGIDTLLPSNTPIATLFQTGKLPQLALFPADAVPGPLNPQLSVFYGANNLIRQSYLTQAASDIQSNPCAGNALPTTAASVGTATPLDCKPTTGFRRAAVANDLRNWVPAKPVLMCGGANDPTVNFASTRATAGYFRAKGMPAAALTVVDLEDSGANDAYSAARAGFAQAKSLLAQNTPGSATDKATAVTQAYHGTLAPPSCLASARGFFQGVLAAGG; encoded by the coding sequence ATGAAAAGACCGTTGCACATTCCCGCATCGGCGTTCGCGCTGGCGGGCGTCGCGTTGCTGTTGACCGCCTGCGGCGGTGGTGGTGGAGGCGGCGGGGGCATCGGCTTCGGCGGGCTGCCGATCGGCGGTGGCGGCGGCGGCGACACCGGGCGCGGCTCGGTCGTATCGGGGCCGCCCGCGCAGACGGCCAACCTCACCGCCTCCCAGTTCAATGCCAGCCTGCAGGCCAGCGACCAGGGCAAGGCGCTGCTGCAGGTGGCCGGCGCGCCCAAATGCGGCATCGACCTGCGCTACCTCGAGTACCGCACCATCGGCGGCAAGAACGAAGCCACCAACGCCACCGCCGCCATCATGGTGCCCACGGGCAGCGACGCGGCCTGCAGCGGCGCGCGGCCGGTGGTGCTCTATGCGCACGGCACCACGCCGGCACGCAACTACAACCTGGCGAAATGGACCGACACCACCCAGCCGGCCGCCGGCGAGGGCCTGCTGGTCGCGGCCATGTTCGCGGCGCAGGGCTACATCGTGGTGGCGCCCAACTACGCCGGCTACGACAAGTCGACCCTGCCCTACCACCCGTATCTCAACGGCGACCAGCAGGGCAAGGACATGGTCGATGCGCTCACGGCGGCGCGCAAGACCTTCGGCGACATCGGCGCCACGGATGCGGGCTCGCTGTTCATCACCGGCTATTCGCAGGGCGGCTACGTCGCGATGGCGGCGCACCGCGAGATGCAGGCCACCGGCAAGACGGTGACGGCGGCGGCGCCGCTGTCGGCGCCCTCGGCCATCAGCCTGCTGACCGACTACACCTTCCAAGGCTGGCCGGCGCTGGGCGCCACGCTGTTCGTGCCGCTGCTGTCGACCAGCTGGCAGCAGCAGTTCGGCAACGTCTACAACGCCACCACCGACGTCTACGAGAACCAGTACGCCAGCGGCATCGACACCCTGCTGCCGAGCAACACGCCCATCGCCACGCTGTTCCAGACCGGCAAGCTGCCGCAGCTGGCGCTGTTCCCGGCCGACGCGGTTCCGGGCCCGCTGAATCCGCAGCTGTCGGTCTTCTACGGCGCCAACAACCTGATCCGCCAGAGCTACCTGACGCAGGCGGCGAGCGACATCCAGTCGAATCCCTGCGCCGGCAACGCGCTGCCGACCACGGCGGCCTCGGTGGGCACGGCCACGCCGCTGGACTGCAAGCCGACCACGGGCTTTCGCAGGGCGGCGGTGGCGAACGACCTGCGCAACTGGGTGCCGGCCAAGCCGGTGCTGATGTGCGGCGGCGCCAACGACCCGACGGTGAACTTCGCCAGCACCCGCGCCACCGCGGGCTACTTCCGCGCCAAGGGCATGCCCGCCGCCGCGCTGACGGTGGTCGACCTGGAGGATTCGGGCGCCAACGACGCTTATTCAGCCGCCCGCGCCGGCTTCGCACAGGCCAAGAGCCTGCTGGCGCAGAACACGCCGGGCAGCGCAACCGACAAGGCCACGGCCGTCACCCAGGCGTACCACGGCACGCTGGCGCCGCCGTCCTGCCTGGCGTCGGCCCGGGGCTTCTTCCAGGGCGTGCTCGCCGCCGGAGGCTGA
- the dacB gene encoding D-alanyl-D-alanine carboxypeptidase/D-alanyl-D-alanine endopeptidase — MPLASRRAARALTLVAMLAPAGAALAQQAFPTQVDAALARAKVPRDAVTMLVADADGSRPPRLAWRTQVPVNPASIMKLVTTYAALDLLGPAYNWTTPVYTDGTVSNGVLNGNLYIKGQGDPKLVLERMWLLLRHVQGLGITTVSGDIVIDRSAFENTVEGDPAAFDGEPLRPYNASPDALLVNFKSVNMSFAPDRAGQFARVNYEPPLASVAMPATVPLVPGECGDWRTALRADFTDVNRIRFNGGFPAGCGEKSWAVAYADPRTYSLRAIGGMWAEMGGRVGGQMREGRVPAGLKPAFEFESPPLAEVVRDINKYSNNVMAQQLFLTIGLTQKNRGTFEASRTALGQWWRDRIGTGEAQPVFENGSGLSRDERISAAALGKMLQVAWRSPVMPELVSSLPAMGVDGTLKKRTLRSGGSAHLKTGTLRDASGVAGFVDGASGRRYVLVAIANAENAAAARAAFDALVDWASQD; from the coding sequence ATGCCTCTTGCCTCCCGCCGCGCCGCTCGCGCACTGACCCTCGTCGCGATGCTGGCCCCGGCCGGCGCCGCCCTCGCCCAGCAAGCCTTCCCGACCCAGGTCGACGCCGCCCTCGCCCGCGCCAAGGTGCCGCGCGACGCGGTGACGATGCTGGTGGCCGACGCCGACGGCTCGCGCCCGCCGCGCCTGGCCTGGCGCACGCAGGTGCCGGTGAACCCGGCGTCGATCATGAAGCTGGTGACGACCTACGCCGCGCTCGACCTGCTCGGGCCGGCCTACAACTGGACCACCCCGGTCTACACCGACGGCACGGTGAGCAACGGCGTGCTCAACGGCAACCTCTACATCAAGGGCCAGGGCGACCCCAAGCTGGTGCTCGAGCGCATGTGGCTGCTGCTGCGCCACGTGCAGGGGCTGGGCATCACCACGGTGAGCGGCGACATCGTCATCGACCGCAGCGCCTTCGAGAACACGGTCGAGGGCGACCCGGCCGCCTTCGACGGCGAGCCGCTGCGGCCGTACAACGCCTCTCCGGACGCGCTGCTGGTCAACTTCAAGTCGGTCAACATGAGCTTCGCGCCCGACCGCGCGGGGCAGTTCGCCCGCGTGAACTACGAGCCCCCGCTGGCCAGCGTGGCCATGCCGGCCACGGTGCCGCTGGTGCCCGGCGAATGCGGCGACTGGCGCACCGCGCTGCGCGCCGACTTCACCGACGTGAACCGCATCCGCTTCAACGGCGGCTTTCCCGCCGGCTGCGGCGAGAAGAGCTGGGCCGTGGCGTATGCCGACCCGCGCACCTACAGCCTGCGCGCCATCGGCGGCATGTGGGCCGAGATGGGCGGCCGCGTGGGCGGGCAGATGCGCGAGGGGCGCGTGCCGGCGGGGCTGAAGCCGGCCTTCGAGTTCGAGTCGCCGCCGCTGGCCGAGGTGGTGCGCGACATCAACAAGTACAGCAACAACGTGATGGCGCAGCAGCTGTTCCTCACGATCGGGCTCACGCAGAAGAACCGCGGCACCTTCGAGGCCTCGCGCACCGCGCTGGGCCAGTGGTGGCGCGACCGCATCGGCACGGGCGAGGCGCAGCCGGTGTTCGAGAACGGCTCGGGCCTGTCGCGCGACGAGCGCATCAGCGCCGCCGCGCTTGGCAAGATGCTGCAGGTGGCGTGGCGCTCGCCGGTGATGCCGGAGCTGGTCTCTTCGCTGCCGGCCATGGGCGTGGACGGCACGCTGAAGAAGCGCACGCTGCGCTCGGGCGGCTCGGCCCACCTGAAGACCGGCACGCTGCGCGACGCCTCGGGCGTGGCCGGCTTCGTGGACGGCGCGAGCGGCCGGCGCTACGTGCTGGTGGCCATCGCCAATGCCGAGAACGCGGCGGCCGCGCGCGCCGCGTTCGACGCGCTGGTCGACTGGGCCTCGCAGGACTGA